One genomic region from Deltaproteobacteria bacterium encodes:
- a CDS encoding ABC transporter ATP-binding protein gives MADLIQVKNLQTSFFTPEGEVRAIDGVSFEIAEGKTLGLVGESGCGKSVTSLSIMRLIQSPPGKIVGGEIFYRGKDLLKLGNEEMRKIRGNEISMIFQEPMTSLNPVFTVGNQIGEAIKLHQGLNKRDTRAKTIEMLRLVNIADPESRVDSYPHQLSGGMRQRVMIAMALSCNPALLIADEPTTALDVTIQAQILELMKALQQKIGMALLLITHDLGVVAEQADEVAIMYAGKIVERANTAAIFNRPFHPYTVGLLNSLPSVGGAKKKRLDAIPGVVPNPLKLPSGCRFRDRCPKAADACAQSEPQLVEKEPGHSVACHFPHTELRQS, from the coding sequence ATGGCTGATCTAATCCAAGTCAAAAATCTCCAGACCTCTTTTTTCACCCCCGAGGGCGAAGTGCGCGCCATCGACGGGGTGAGCTTCGAGATCGCCGAAGGCAAGACCCTCGGTCTGGTCGGCGAGTCGGGCTGCGGCAAGAGCGTGACTTCGCTGTCGATTATGCGCTTGATTCAGTCGCCGCCGGGGAAAATCGTCGGCGGCGAGATTTTTTACCGCGGCAAGGATCTGCTTAAGCTCGGTAACGAGGAGATGCGCAAGATCCGCGGCAACGAGATCTCGATGATCTTCCAAGAGCCGATGACTTCGCTCAACCCGGTGTTTACCGTCGGCAATCAGATCGGCGAAGCGATCAAGCTCCATCAAGGTCTCAACAAGCGCGACACCCGGGCAAAAACCATCGAAATGCTGCGCTTGGTCAATATCGCCGACCCGGAGTCGCGCGTCGATTCCTATCCGCACCAATTAAGCGGCGGCATGCGCCAGCGGGTCATGATCGCCATGGCGTTATCGTGCAATCCGGCTCTGTTGATCGCCGACGAGCCGACCACGGCGCTCGACGTGACGATTCAAGCGCAGATTCTCGAATTGATGAAGGCGCTGCAGCAAAAGATCGGCATGGCGCTGCTCTTGATCACCCACGATCTCGGCGTGGTCGCCGAGCAGGCCGACGAAGTGGCGATCATGTACGCCGGCAAGATCGTCGAACGGGCGAACACCGCGGCGATCTTCAACCGGCCGTTTCATCCATACACCGTTGGCTTGTTGAACTCCTTGCCGAGCGTCGGCGGCGCCAAGAAAAAACGGCTCGACGCGATTCCCGGTGTGGTGCCCAATCCGCTCAAGTTGCCGAGCGGCTGCCGCTTCCGCGATCGCTGTCCGAAAGCGGCCGACGCCTGCGCCCAGAGCGAGCCGCAACTGGTGGAGAAAGAGCCGGGCCATTCGGTAGCGTGTCATTTTCCGCACACGGAGCTGAGACAGAGTTAG
- a CDS encoding dipeptide ABC transporter ATP-binding protein, with amino-acid sequence MSLLEIRNLKKHFPVGEGLFSRGKGAVKAVDGVNLTINEGETVGLVGESGCGKSTLGRAILRLIEPTSGEVLFQGKNILAMGPRELRNMRREMQIIFQDPYASLNPRMRVGDIVGEGLEIHKLAKGKAKRDRVMELLGQVGLREDHFDRYPHEFSGGQRQRIGIARALAVSPKFIVCDEPVSSLDVSIQAQIINLLQELQEKMHLTYLFISHDLRVVEHISHRVAIMYLGKVVEIAQGDKIYHGAKHPYTKALLSAVPLPNTSQKKERVVLEGDVPSPVNPPSGCAFHPRCSFREALCSQSEPPLDFAADGHGAACHVFGPNKRA; translated from the coding sequence ATGAGCCTATTAGAGATTCGCAACCTGAAAAAGCATTTTCCCGTCGGCGAAGGTTTGTTCTCGCGCGGCAAGGGCGCGGTCAAGGCGGTGGACGGCGTTAATTTGACGATCAACGAAGGCGAGACCGTCGGCTTGGTCGGCGAATCGGGCTGCGGCAAGTCGACTTTGGGCCGGGCGATTCTGCGCTTGATCGAGCCGACCAGCGGCGAAGTGTTGTTCCAGGGTAAAAATATTTTAGCCATGGGGCCGCGCGAGCTGCGCAACATGCGCCGCGAGATGCAGATCATCTTTCAAGATCCCTACGCTTCGCTCAATCCGCGCATGCGTGTCGGCGATATCGTCGGCGAGGGTTTGGAGATCCACAAACTCGCCAAGGGCAAAGCCAAGCGCGACCGGGTCATGGAACTGCTCGGGCAGGTCGGCTTGCGCGAAGATCACTTCGACCGCTATCCGCACGAGTTCAGCGGCGGCCAGCGCCAGCGCATCGGCATCGCCCGCGCCCTGGCCGTCAGTCCCAAGTTCATCGTCTGCGACGAACCGGTGTCGTCGCTCGACGTATCGATTCAAGCGCAGATCATCAATTTGCTGCAAGAGTTGCAGGAGAAGATGCATCTGACCTATCTGTTCATCTCCCACGATCTGCGCGTGGTCGAGCATATCAGTCACCGTGTCGCGATCATGTATCTCGGCAAGGTCGTCGAGATCGCCCAGGGCGACAAAATTTATCACGGCGCCAAACATCCCTACACCAAGGCGCTGTTGTCCGCCGTGCCGCTGCCCAATACCAGCCAGAAAAAAGAGCGCGTGGTGCTGGAGGGCGACGTGCCCAGTCCGGTAAACCCGCCATCAGGTTGCGCCTTTCATCCGCGTTGTTCTTTTCGCGAAGCGCTGTGCAGCCAGAGCGAACCGCCATTAGATTTCGCCGCCGATGGCCACGGCGCGGCCTGCCATGTGTTTGGGCCGAACAAGCGCGCCTGA
- the greA gene encoding transcription elongation factor GreA codes for MADASVPMTGKGHQFLVEELKRLKSVERPKNVREIEEAREHGDLSENAEFHAAKNRQSLLDLQIRDTEDKIARAQVIDISKLSGDRVVFGATVSLADGDIGDKVVYQIVGDHEAEPKNGKISISSPIARALIGKSEGDEVQVQTPTGIRTFDILSVEYIE; via the coding sequence ATGGCAGACGCCAGCGTGCCGATGACGGGTAAGGGCCACCAGTTTTTGGTGGAAGAGTTGAAGCGCTTAAAGAGCGTCGAGCGGCCGAAGAACGTTCGTGAGATCGAAGAGGCGCGCGAGCATGGCGATCTTTCGGAGAACGCCGAATTTCACGCCGCCAAAAATCGCCAATCCTTGCTCGATCTGCAAATCCGCGACACCGAGGACAAGATCGCGCGGGCCCAGGTGATCGACATCAGTAAACTGTCCGGAGACCGCGTGGTGTTTGGCGCCACGGTGTCGTTGGCCGATGGTGACATCGGCGATAAGGTGGTATATCAAATCGTCGGCGATCACGAAGCGGAACCGAAGAACGGTAAAATTTCGATCAGCTCTCCCATCGCGCGCGCCTTGATCGGCAAGAGCGAAGGGGATGAGGTTCAGGTCCAAACCCCGACGGGCATTCGCACGTTCGACATTCTCAGCGTCGAATACATCGAATAG
- a CDS encoding AAA family ATPase, translated as METVADIEQRIAKARRAFDEVKSEMGRVIVGHSELIEQVFIALVCGGHCLLEGVPGLGKTLLVRSLGEILNLSFSRIQFTPDLMPADITGTHMLTDDPSGRKVFDFQRGPVFAQIVLADEINRATPKTQSALLEAMQEQGVTVGGKLHLLENPFMVLATQNPIEMEGTYPLPEAQVDRFFFKLILQYPNHAELSRIADITTAAPPAALREVLDGPAILQMRQWVREVPLAEVVKDYAVRLILSTHPKSDGINGDESLARRFVLYGSSPRGLQSLILAAKARALLAGRPNVSFDDIRSMLMPSLRHRLILNLEADAEGIGAEKILAEIVEKVAEV; from the coding sequence ATGGAAACGGTTGCGGATATCGAACAGCGCATCGCGAAGGCGCGGCGCGCTTTCGACGAAGTGAAAAGCGAGATGGGGCGGGTCATCGTCGGCCACTCGGAATTGATCGAGCAGGTTTTTATCGCCCTGGTGTGCGGCGGCCATTGTTTGCTCGAAGGCGTGCCCGGTTTGGGTAAGACTTTGCTGGTGCGCAGTTTGGGTGAGATTTTGAATCTCAGTTTTTCGCGCATTCAGTTCACTCCCGATCTGATGCCCGCCGATATCACCGGGACGCATATGCTCACCGACGATCCGTCGGGACGCAAGGTCTTCGACTTCCAACGTGGGCCGGTGTTCGCCCAGATCGTGCTCGCCGATGAGATCAACCGGGCGACGCCCAAGACCCAATCGGCGCTGCTCGAGGCGATGCAGGAACAAGGCGTCACCGTCGGCGGTAAGCTGCACCTGCTGGAAAATCCCTTCATGGTTCTAGCGACCCAGAATCCCATTGAAATGGAGGGCACCTATCCATTGCCCGAAGCGCAAGTGGACCGCTTCTTTTTTAAATTGATTTTACAATATCCCAACCACGCCGAGCTGTCGCGCATCGCCGATATCACCACCGCGGCGCCGCCCGCGGCGTTGCGCGAAGTTTTGGACGGGCCGGCGATTTTGCAAATGCGTCAGTGGGTGCGCGAGGTGCCGCTGGCCGAAGTCGTCAAGGATTATGCTGTGCGCTTGATCCTGAGTACCCATCCCAAGTCCGACGGCATCAACGGCGACGAGTCGTTGGCGCGGCGATTTGTTCTCTACGGCTCCAGCCCGCGCGGTTTGCAGAGTTTGATTCTAGCCGCCAAGGCGCGGGCGCTGCTGGCGGGCCGGCCCAATGTTTCTTTCGACGACATTCGCAGCATGCTCATGCCGAGCCTACGCCATCGCTTGATTCTCAATTTGGAAGCCGATGCGGAAGGGATTGGCGCGGAGAAAATTTTAGCTGAAATCGTCGAGAAAGTAGCGGAAGTATGA
- a CDS encoding VWA domain-containing protein translates to MLWTLPSALLLLAAALPLIVFLHSLKPRGVKLGTTTLFIWERVLRERPLRTRLGWLLRKNLLLILQLLAATALIAALADPSLIHFGSQSGDLVVVIDLSASMKAKGSKGMRFDAARREFVALVDGMSSGQKMLVIGAGAQPRLLVPFSADQRRLRELGRSLTATDAPGRVKEAILFAHAFVKRASADRVVVISDGAFSGAEEFAKSTAQVKFIKVDGGENNLAIVGFEVRRPLDHPANGEILVHVRNFTAKPMRVPLTLSVGAKVLRREIIDIGADGRRVLIYPLEQSWSGPLTAALEVDDDFATDNRAYLAVDDAPLLHLLYVGPGNPYLSNLLRFFAHVELTAAPAWDGEMARQNYDVIIFDRVAAPALTQGNFIFIDTLAANLPLQGRGKSDHPRLSAPLAKHPITEGLALGELRVRQALRVALTGSATVLAQSSDGPLMVAVERGRLRAVFIGFDLMESDLPLRVAFPVLLHNLLEWFQPARLEFPGQSAPAGTALALRLPASDDSVEITSPSGKKEILPAAARPLRFADTVESGFYSYKSASRTGRFAVNLLDESESNISPPANLTGAREANSAGSSTAESGFSLWPYLLALALLVLVGELLFAYRQGLALYPLLFRGAALAALVFAAVNPRIFKSTTALDVIFSVDLSRSVGQEGREKARDLLAAAQGWENPHTRTGLLAFGRAPEWEFLPRDKMILSDLGARMDREETDIQAALQAAAAQVGEGRQGRILLVSDGNENRGQTARVTDLLRSQGIAIWTLPVGLARGRNEVFLSDLTLPRQVDSAEGFEIRAVIESGREAPARIRLLRNGTLHSEQDVRLKAGSNRFSFRDSLTERGNHSYELLVESADDTLAENNLLQGVVEVKGPPRVLLLSSQPESQRVLARVLQVQGYAVVESAPQRHGLSLAELSAFDLLVLDNVPAFQLSYAKMETIEKYVRDLGGGLWVVGGSQSFGAGGYFRTPLERILPVDMRPPARLEMPHVALLFVIDKSGSMGAGAEGSTKLDLAKAAAMAAADIMNPSDQVGILAFDANWDWALPFRQVGKGEWLTSGLAGLQSDGGTDMYKAMVEAERAIAAMQASIKHVIVLSDGLTDKADFHSLVSKMANAGVTVSTVSVGNDADVQLMADIAKNGKGRGYVALDPQTIPQIFTTETLLISRDLLIEKPVTPTIVAASGPLKGIGQNNLPALRGYVLTYPKPRAELLMRADKDPLLVSWRYGLGRVMAFTSDLSGRWGKEWVGWQNFSQWTSQIARDTMRKILDAKLRADFLADGDAVKIVADLAARDGSFLNHLKLKANISAPDRGTSAQSLQQSAPGRYEGKFNSGQRGIHFATLYAEAEGGAAPLAVATLPYIAPYPKEYRELKPNLALLSRLAEETGGEMLDGENFAAGLQRLYTPTPGKGSQGKDTWWPLAGAGLLLFLADLVLRSWPVRRRAVV, encoded by the coding sequence ATGTTGTGGACGCTGCCCTCCGCGCTCTTGTTGCTCGCCGCGGCGCTGCCGCTGATCGTTTTTCTCCATAGTCTCAAACCGCGCGGTGTGAAGCTTGGCACGACCACGCTGTTTATCTGGGAGCGGGTGTTGCGCGAGCGGCCGCTGCGCACGCGCTTGGGCTGGCTGTTGCGAAAAAATCTACTGCTGATCTTGCAACTGCTCGCGGCCACGGCGTTGATCGCGGCGTTGGCCGATCCTTCGCTGATTCACTTCGGTTCGCAGTCCGGCGATCTGGTCGTGGTCATCGATCTGAGCGCGAGCATGAAGGCCAAGGGCAGCAAGGGAATGCGTTTCGACGCCGCGCGCCGGGAATTTGTTGCGCTGGTCGACGGCATGTCTAGCGGGCAGAAGATGTTGGTGATCGGCGCCGGCGCCCAGCCGCGTTTGCTGGTGCCGTTCAGCGCCGACCAACGGCGCTTGCGCGAGCTTGGGCGCAGTTTAACCGCCACCGATGCGCCGGGGCGGGTCAAGGAGGCGATTCTTTTCGCTCACGCCTTTGTCAAGCGCGCCAGCGCCGACCGCGTGGTCGTGATCAGCGACGGCGCTTTTAGCGGCGCCGAAGAGTTCGCCAAATCGACTGCCCAGGTCAAGTTCATCAAAGTCGACGGCGGAGAAAATAATCTCGCCATCGTCGGATTCGAAGTGCGCCGCCCACTCGATCATCCGGCCAACGGCGAAATTCTCGTTCATGTGCGTAACTTCACCGCTAAGCCGATGCGCGTGCCTTTGACGTTAAGCGTGGGCGCAAAAGTCTTGCGCCGGGAAATCATCGACATCGGCGCCGATGGCCGGCGCGTGCTGATTTATCCGCTGGAGCAAAGCTGGTCCGGCCCACTGACCGCGGCGCTGGAGGTCGACGACGATTTCGCCACCGACAATCGCGCTTACCTAGCCGTCGACGACGCGCCGCTTTTGCATTTGCTTTACGTCGGCCCGGGCAATCCTTATTTGAGTAATCTGCTGCGTTTCTTTGCCCACGTTGAATTGACCGCGGCACCGGCTTGGGACGGCGAAATGGCGCGGCAAAACTATGACGTGATTATTTTCGATCGCGTCGCCGCGCCGGCATTGACTCAGGGAAATTTTATTTTCATCGATACGCTGGCGGCCAATTTGCCGCTGCAAGGGCGCGGCAAGAGCGACCACCCGCGGTTGAGCGCGCCGTTGGCGAAGCATCCGATCACCGAAGGATTGGCATTGGGCGAACTGCGCGTGCGCCAAGCGCTGCGCGTGGCGCTGACAGGTTCAGCTACGGTTTTGGCGCAGTCCAGCGACGGACCGCTGATGGTCGCTGTGGAACGCGGCCGGCTGCGCGCGGTTTTTATCGGCTTCGATCTCATGGAGTCGGATTTGCCTTTGCGCGTGGCGTTTCCGGTGTTGCTGCATAATTTACTCGAATGGTTTCAACCGGCGCGGTTAGAATTTCCCGGCCAAAGCGCGCCGGCGGGAACGGCCTTGGCGCTGCGTTTGCCAGCGAGCGACGACAGCGTCGAAATCACCTCACCTTCAGGCAAGAAAGAAATATTGCCGGCGGCGGCGCGGCCGCTGCGTTTCGCCGACACTGTCGAGAGCGGTTTTTACAGTTACAAAAGCGCCAGCCGCACCGGCCGCTTCGCGGTCAATCTGTTGGACGAGAGCGAGTCGAATATTTCGCCGCCAGCTAACTTGACCGGCGCCAGGGAGGCGAACTCGGCAGGTAGCAGCACCGCGGAGAGCGGTTTTTCACTGTGGCCGTATCTTCTCGCGCTCGCGTTGCTGGTGCTGGTCGGCGAACTATTGTTCGCGTATCGCCAAGGCTTGGCGCTCTATCCGCTGCTCTTTCGCGGCGCCGCGCTCGCGGCGCTGGTGTTCGCCGCGGTCAATCCGCGGATTTTCAAATCGACCACCGCGCTGGATGTGATTTTCAGCGTCGATCTGTCACGCAGCGTCGGCCAAGAGGGTAGGGAGAAGGCGCGCGATTTGCTCGCCGCGGCGCAGGGTTGGGAAAATCCTCACACGCGCACCGGCCTGCTCGCCTTTGGCCGGGCGCCGGAGTGGGAGTTTTTACCGCGGGATAAAATGATTCTCAGCGACCTGGGCGCGCGCATGGACCGGGAGGAAACCGATATTCAAGCCGCGCTGCAAGCGGCGGCGGCGCAGGTCGGTGAAGGACGCCAGGGGCGCATTCTCTTAGTCAGCGACGGCAACGAGAATCGCGGCCAGACCGCGCGGGTCACGGACTTGCTGCGCAGCCAAGGGATTGCCATCTGGACATTGCCGGTCGGTTTGGCGCGCGGCCGCAACGAAGTATTTTTAAGCGATCTGACTCTGCCGCGCCAAGTCGATAGCGCTGAAGGTTTTGAAATTCGCGCCGTCATCGAAAGCGGCCGCGAAGCGCCGGCGCGCATTCGTTTACTGCGCAACGGCACATTGCATAGCGAGCAAGACGTGCGTTTGAAAGCCGGCAGCAACCGATTCAGTTTTCGCGACAGTTTGACCGAACGTGGCAATCACAGCTACGAGCTGCTGGTCGAGTCGGCGGACGATACTCTGGCCGAAAATAATTTGTTACAGGGTGTGGTCGAAGTGAAAGGGCCGCCGCGGGTATTGCTGCTCTCGTCCCAACCGGAAAGCCAGCGGGTGCTCGCGCGCGTGCTGCAGGTACAAGGTTACGCTGTGGTCGAGTCGGCGCCGCAACGCCATGGGCTGTCGTTGGCTGAGCTTTCGGCATTCGATCTGTTGGTACTCGATAACGTGCCGGCGTTTCAACTTTCCTACGCTAAAATGGAAACTATCGAAAAGTACGTGCGCGATCTGGGCGGCGGTTTGTGGGTGGTCGGCGGCTCGCAAAGCTTCGGCGCCGGCGGTTATTTCCGGACGCCGCTGGAGCGCATTCTGCCCGTCGACATGCGTCCGCCGGCGCGCTTGGAAATGCCCCATGTCGCGCTGCTGTTCGTGATCGACAAGTCGGGCAGCATGGGCGCCGGCGCCGAGGGCAGCACCAAGCTCGATCTCGCCAAAGCGGCGGCGATGGCGGCGGCGGACATCATGAATCCAAGCGATCAGGTCGGTATTCTCGCCTTCGACGCCAACTGGGATTGGGCGCTGCCGTTTCGTCAAGTCGGCAAAGGCGAGTGGCTCACCTCGGGACTGGCCGGACTGCAATCGGACGGCGGCACCGATATGTACAAGGCGATGGTCGAAGCCGAGCGTGCCATCGCCGCCATGCAGGCGTCGATCAAACATGTCATCGTGTTGTCCGACGGCTTGACCGACAAGGCGGACTTTCATTCTCTCGTAAGCAAGATGGCCAACGCGGGGGTGACCGTCTCCACCGTGTCGGTGGGCAACGATGCCGACGTGCAGTTGATGGCCGACATCGCCAAAAACGGCAAGGGGCGCGGCTACGTGGCTCTCGATCCGCAGACTATCCCGCAGATTTTTACCACCGAGACGCTGCTGATCTCGCGCGATCTGCTGATTGAAAAACCGGTGACGCCGACCATCGTCGCCGCCAGCGGGCCGCTCAAAGGCATCGGCCAAAATAATTTACCGGCGCTGCGCGGCTACGTGCTGACCTATCCCAAGCCGCGCGCCGAGTTACTCATGCGCGCGGACAAAGATCCGCTGCTGGTTTCCTGGCGTTACGGCCTCGGCCGGGTGATGGCGTTTACTTCCGATCTGAGTGGACGCTGGGGCAAAGAGTGGGTCGGCTGGCAAAATTTTAGCCAATGGACGAGTCAGATCGCCCGCGACACCATGCGGAAAATTCTCGATGCGAAATTGCGCGCTGATTTTCTTGCCGACGGCGATGCGGTTAAGATCGTTGCCGATCTGGCAGCGCGCGACGGAAGCTTTCTCAATCATCTAAAGCTCAAGGCCAACATCAGCGCGCCGGATCGCGGCACCAGCGCGCAATCGCTGCAACAAAGCGCGCCGGGGCGCTATGAAGGAAAATTCAACTCCGGTCAGCGCGGCATTCACTTCGCCACGCTCTATGCCGAAGCCGAGGGTGGCGCGGCGCCGCTGGCGGTCGCCACCTTGCCTTATATCGCGCCCTATCCGAAGGAGTACCGCGAATTGAAACCCAACTTGGCGTTGCTCAGCCGTCTCGCCGAGGAGACCGGCGGCGAAATGCTCGACGGGGAAAATTTCGCCGCCGGATTACAACGGCTCTACACGCCGACGCCGGGCAAAGGCAGCCAAGGCAAAGACACCTGGTGGCCGCTGGCAGGCGCGGGGCTGTTGCTGTTTCTCGCCGATCTCGTGCTGCGCAGTTGGCCGGTGCGGCGCCGCGCCGTAGTATGA
- a CDS encoding DUF1566 domain-containing protein has protein sequence MKRILSTTVALAVLAIFISSAQAAITINKAEINQGAVVVNGKRAAANADIFWEGDPTKVATANGKGAFNFTTTNLPADCVGRLKIGTEERDVVIAGCAHPLKTGQTNDFGVTGSDGDLEKGTARSYTDNLNGTITDNSTGLVWEKLTSDNVGNFYTWADAFAVKIAALNTVPCFATHCDWRLPNINELQSLADYGHVLPAINPVFNNGVDSFTQSSVYWSSTTYQSNPNDAWNVSFFDGFVFPFNKNFNFSYVRAVRGGS, from the coding sequence ATGAAACGGATACTCAGTACAACGGTGGCGCTCGCGGTGTTGGCGATATTTATATCGTCGGCGCAGGCGGCGATCACCATCAACAAAGCGGAAATCAATCAGGGTGCTGTTGTGGTGAACGGCAAAAGAGCAGCAGCCAACGCCGACATATTCTGGGAGGGCGACCCTACCAAAGTTGCGACGGCAAATGGAAAAGGTGCTTTCAATTTTACGACGACGAATCTACCGGCGGACTGCGTTGGACGGCTGAAGATAGGGACCGAGGAGAGAGACGTGGTGATTGCCGGTTGCGCACACCCGCTCAAGACGGGGCAGACAAACGACTTTGGAGTTACTGGTTCCGACGGTGATCTTGAGAAGGGCACGGCGCGGAGCTACACGGACAACCTTAACGGAACGATCACGGATAATTCGACGGGGCTTGTCTGGGAAAAACTTACGAGCGACAACGTAGGCAATTTCTACACCTGGGCAGACGCCTTTGCGGTAAAGATCGCGGCGCTGAACACCGTGCCTTGCTTCGCGACTCACTGTGACTGGCGGCTGCCGAATATAAACGAGCTTCAATCGTTAGCGGACTACGGGCATGTTTTGCCGGCCATCAACCCTGTGTTTAACAACGGCGTGGACAGCTTCACGCAATCGTCCGTCTACTGGTCGTCTACTACGTACCAGAGCAACCCGAACGACGCGTGGAACGTGAGCTTCTTCGACGGTTTCGTGTTTCCGTTCAACAAGAACTTCAACTTCAGCTACGTGCGCGCAGTTCGCGGCGGCTCTTAA
- a CDS encoding ABC transporter substrate-binding protein, translating to MFSLIVSALFFSLPSDAQPLQRVRVALSTPTPHMAPLWVAKDRKFFERHGLAVQLILVNSGSLVAQMFAAGELQITANAPASLVSLVAAGEKISFFFGLSNTSPFSVVTQPNIRRAEDLKGKKIGTARFGGSSHISALIALEHLGLDLNRDRITLIQTGVDPDRMAALEAKAIDAGMLQRVATKVMTGKGFYNLLNMLQSKIPYQNTGLAMKREYAAANPKTIDGLARSMIEAYGYIFHRENKPAVKEIIARNLRLPNSEAAEDFYLEAQEELDRKPYPTLEGMRIVIKYVAEQNPKAAGMKAEEIVDASWLRKLESEGFFDKVYGGK from the coding sequence ATGTTTTCGTTAATCGTCTCGGCGCTGTTTTTCTCCTTGCCGTCCGATGCCCAGCCCCTGCAACGGGTGCGCGTGGCGCTGTCGACGCCGACGCCGCACATGGCGCCGCTGTGGGTGGCCAAGGATCGGAAGTTTTTCGAAAGACATGGGCTCGCTGTTCAGCTTATTTTGGTCAACAGCGGTTCGCTGGTGGCGCAGATGTTCGCCGCGGGAGAGTTGCAAATCACCGCCAACGCGCCGGCTTCGCTGGTCAGCTTAGTCGCCGCCGGCGAGAAGATTTCGTTTTTTTTCGGTCTCAGCAACACCTCGCCGTTCAGCGTGGTGACCCAGCCGAACATTCGCCGGGCGGAAGATCTCAAGGGCAAGAAAATCGGCACCGCTCGTTTCGGCGGCTCGTCGCATATCTCGGCGTTGATCGCCCTGGAACATTTAGGACTGGACCTCAATCGCGACCGCATCACTTTGATTCAAACCGGCGTCGATCCCGATCGTATGGCGGCGCTAGAGGCGAAAGCGATCGATGCGGGTATGCTCCAGCGGGTGGCGACCAAGGTGATGACCGGTAAGGGGTTTTACAATTTGCTCAACATGTTGCAATCGAAGATTCCCTACCAGAACACCGGCCTGGCGATGAAACGGGAATACGCCGCGGCCAATCCCAAAACCATCGATGGTCTGGCCCGGTCGATGATCGAAGCCTACGGCTATATTTTTCACCGGGAGAATAAACCGGCAGTGAAGGAGATCATCGCGCGCAATCTGCGCCTGCCGAACTCGGAAGCCGCCGAGGACTTTTATCTCGAAGCGCAAGAAGAGCTCGACCGCAAACCCTACCCAACCTTGGAGGGCATGCGCATCGTCATCAAATACGTCGCCGAGCAAAACCCCAAAGCCGCCGGCATGAAAGCGGAAGAGATCGTCGATGCGAGCTGGTTGAGGAAATTAGAGAGCGAAGGATTTTTTGACAAGGTGTATGGCGGCAAGTAG
- a CDS encoding DUF58 domain-containing protein → MSFEFRSAGPLSRFASERRRIVGAVSKLFRRARVNPQRKMPRLASSKPETLNSKPETFFDTAFLRKLERLHLVAKRLNWAGAKGEHAVSRKGFSLEFSDYRRYQRGDDLRYVDWNVYRRLDRLLLKIFTAEEEMNIYLLVDTSRSMAFGVEGAPAKLDYAKQVAAALGYIGLKNLDRVGGAAFASSLYQPFRLGRGRKQILSMFRFLNKLSAGGETNLRAALHSFTSVFPQPGFVVIVSDLFDPAGWRRALEELTAKGYQLLVIHVVDEQELSPKAWGDVALIDVEGGRERKFFLDDEMRRRFEIELASYFKEIAAVCASRRIDYLRTSTQVPFDEFVLQTLRQVSSVA, encoded by the coding sequence ATGAGTTTCGAATTTCGGTCCGCGGGGCCGCTTTCGAGATTCGCATCGGAGCGGCGGCGCATCGTTGGCGCCGTGTCGAAACTTTTTCGCCGTGCTCGGGTGAACCCACAAAGAAAGATGCCGCGGCTCGCGAGCTCTAAACCCGAAACTCTAAACTCGAAACCCGAAACATTCTTCGACACCGCCTTCCTGCGCAAGCTCGAGCGTTTGCACTTGGTCGCCAAGCGGCTCAATTGGGCCGGCGCCAAGGGCGAGCATGCGGTGTCGCGCAAAGGTTTCAGCCTGGAGTTTTCCGACTATCGCCGCTATCAGCGCGGCGACGATCTGCGCTACGTCGACTGGAACGTTTACCGCCGTCTCGATCGCTTGCTGCTAAAGATTTTTACCGCCGAAGAGGAGATGAATATTTATCTGCTGGTCGACACCAGCCGCTCCATGGCTTTTGGCGTCGAAGGCGCGCCGGCGAAGCTCGACTACGCCAAGCAAGTCGCCGCGGCGCTGGGTTACATCGGCCTAAAAAATCTCGACCGAGTCGGCGGCGCGGCGTTCGCATCGTCGCTCTACCAACCGTTTCGCTTGGGGCGCGGGCGCAAACAGATTCTCAGCATGTTCAGATTCCTCAATAAATTATCCGCCGGCGGCGAAACCAATCTGCGCGCTGCGCTGCACTCGTTTACCAGTGTATTTCCCCAACCGGGTTTCGTCGTCATCGTCAGCGACCTGTTCGATCCCGCCGGCTGGCGCCGGGCGTTGGAAGAGTTGACCGCCAAAGGTTACCAGCTACTGGTGATTCACGTCGTCGACGAGCAGGAGCTTTCGCCGAAAGCCTGGGGCGACGTGGCGCTGATCGATGTCGAAGGCGGGCGCGAGCGTAAATTTTTTCTCGACGACGAAATGCGTCGCCGTTTCGAAATCGAGCTGGCCAGCTACTTCAAAGAAATCGCAGCTGTCTGCGCCAGCCGGCGCATCGACTATCTGCGCACTTCCACCCAAGTGCCCTTCGATGAGTTCGTGCTTCAGACCCTGCGCCAGGTGAGCAGCGTCGCGTAA